One part of the Arthrobacter tumbae genome encodes these proteins:
- a CDS encoding GlsB/YeaQ/YmgE family stress response membrane protein has protein sequence MIGFIIAGLIIGALARLIKPGKQNLGLLATLLLGLAGSVIGGLIASFFHTGGIFELNVLGFILAVIAAVLLIGVAESLSGRRNRSVRR, from the coding sequence ATGATCGGTTTCATCATTGCCGGATTGATTATCGGGGCACTCGCCCGGCTCATCAAGCCGGGTAAGCAGAACCTCGGGCTGCTCGCGACCCTGCTGCTGGGGCTCGCCGGATCCGTCATCGGCGGGTTGATAGCAAGCTTCTTCCACACCGGCGGAATCTTCGAGCTGAACGTGCTCGGTTTCATCCTTGCGGTCATCGCAGCGGTTCTGCTGATCGGCGTGGCCGAGTCACTGTCGGGCCGCCGCA